Sequence from the Hamadaea flava genome:
CCGGCCCGCCGGCGGAACGCGTCAGGAGTGCGTACGGCGACGAGTTCGTCGGGGACGTTGCCGAGATGGCCGTCGGCCCAGCCCTTGATCCAGATCTCCGCCACCGTGGCGGCGTCCTCGGCTCGGGCGGGTCGGATCGCGTACGCCGGCATCGACCGACCATAACAAGGAATGTCGGTGGTGGCCGGTAGCTTCGGATTCGTGAGCGCGCCTGGTGACGTCCCCGAGGAGATCCTGCTCCGGCTGCGGGCGATCTGCCGTGCCCTGCCCGAGGCCTACGAGGAACCGGCCTGGATCGGCGTCCGCTGGCGGATCCGGCAACGGACCGTCGCGCACGTCTACCTCCGGGACGCCGAGGACGATTGCGTGATGACCTTCCGGGCACCGGGCGAGGAGATCGTCGCCTTGGTCCAGAGTGGACAATCGTTCTATCGGGCGGACTGGGGCGACAACGTCGTGGGCATGATCTTCACCGACGACGTCGACTGGATCGAGGTCGCCGAGCTGCTCACCGAGAGCTACCGGCTCATGGCGCCGAAGCGGCTCGCCGCCCTCGTCGACGGGCCGCCGCTGCTCTCCGATTAGTCCGGCCGGGCCGGGGAAAGGGTGGCGCATGGATACCATCGCCACCCTCGCCCATGACCTCGACGTCACCACTGAGGACGTTCAGGCGTACGTGCAGGAGCTGATCCGCCGCGACGGCGAGCCGGCTGTCATCGCAGCGAAACGGGACGTCTCCACCGAGACCGCCCTCACCGACACCGCGGCCCACCAGGTCCGCGTCCAGCTGACGCACTGAGGACCCGAGCGCGGCACCTTACAGGTCGGTCGCCAGGGCGACGTGCTTCCACTGCTCCAGCTCGCGCCGGACCAGGTCGAGCTTCGCCTCGATCCGGGCGATCGCGTCGGCCCCGAGCTGCAGTCGCAACGGCGGCTCGGCCACCTCGGTCACGTCGATGATGGCGTTGGCCGCCTTCACCGGGTCGCCGGCCTGCTTGCCGTCGTTCGCGCCCATGCTCTGCCGGACCGGTCCCGCGCCCGCCTCGTAATCGGCGATCGTCGCGGGTTCGGTCCGCAGGCTCGCGGGGTTGAGGAAGTCGGTGCGGAAGCCGCCCGGTTCCACGATCGTCACGCGTACGCCGAGCGGGGCGAGCTCGCCCTGCAACGCCTCGGAGAGGGCTTCGACGGCGAACTTCGTCGCACCGTAGAGGCCGACGCCGGGCGCGGTGGCGAAGCCGCCGACCGAGCTGAGGTTGAGCACGTGCCCGGAGCGCTGCGCCCGGAGCACCGGCAGAGTCGCCTTGAGCGTGTTGATCACGCCGAACACGTTCACCTCGAAGAGGTCGCGGGCGGCCTCGTCGGAGACCTCCTCGACCGCGCCGACCAGGCCGTAGCCGGCGTTGTTGACGACGACGTCGAGGCGGCCGAAGCGCTCGACGGTCGCCTCGACGGCGGCCCGGAGCTGGGCGGGGTCGGTGACGTCGGCGGTCAGGGCCAGCAGGTTCGCCGGTTCCTCCGGGTACGCCTTAGCTACCGCGGCGGCGTCCCGGGCGGTCGCGGCGACCTGGTGTCCCCGCTCGAGGGCGGCGCGGACGATCTCGGCGCCGAGCCCGCGGGACGCACCGGTGACGAAGAAGACTTTGCTCATCTGCCGAAGGTAGAAGCTAGAGTCGGCTCTAGATCAAGCACGAATCGCCACCGATGTGACAGGGGTCGCAATGGATCTGACCATCGGCGAGGTCGCCGAGCGCAGCGGGCTCAGCGTCCACGCGCTGCGGTTCTACGAGAAGGAGGGGTTGTTCGCCAACCCCGTACGCCGCACGGCCACCGGCCGCCGTGTCTACCACTCCGAAGACGTGGAATGGCTCGCCGTATGCACGAAGCTGCGTTCCTCGGGGATGTCGCTGGCGGCGATCCGGCAGTACGTCGAGCTGGCCCGGCAGGGCGCGGGCAACGAGAAGGAGCGCCTCAGCCTGCTCCGGGCGCACGAGGAGCAGGTGCTGGCGCGGATCCGCGAGCTCCATGAGTGCCTGTCCGTCATCCGGTACAAGGTCGGGATCTACGAGTCCGCGCTCGATCGCGGCGAGGCGAACGAGCTGTGGAACCCTTCGCACACCGAGCCGGTCGGCCTCACCGGCACGACAGAAGACTGCCACCGCGCCGCTGTGTGAGCAGGAGCAGCCCCTAGAACCAGCCGCGCCAGAACTGGAAGATCTGGTAGCCGTAGTAGATGCCGTTGACCGGTGTGCCGGAGCTGTTGGTGATCCAGAGCGTCAGGTCGCCGAAGCCTTCGCGTACCGGGGGCAGGTAGAGCAGCAGGAAGACCACGAGTAGCCCGAACGGGCGGATCTTGCGGCCGATCTCCTGTACGCGTTCGGGCAGATAGTGCTCGATCATCCCGTACCCGTCGAGGCCCGGGATCGGCAGCAGGTTCAACGCCGCGCTCGCCACCTGCAGGTACGCCAGCAACGTCAGCCCGGCCCAGAAGACCGCGTGCGGCTCGCCGAGGTCGTAGATCCCGTCCGGGCCGAGCACCGCGAGCGCCGTGAGCAGCAGGCCGGCCGCGACGATGTTCACCGCCGGGCCCGCCATCGAGACCAGGGCGTCCCGGTGCCGGCTGCGCAGCCGGTCCGACTCGACCTGCACCGCCCCGCCCGGCAGTGGCAGACCGCCCGTGAGCAGCGCGAACAACGGCAGGAGGAAGGTCAGCACCGGGTGGCCGTACTTCAGCGGGTTCAGCCGCAGATAGCCCTTCTCCGCGATGGTGTCGTCGCCGCCCCGGTGAGCGACCAGGGCGTGGGCGTACTCGTGAAGGCACAGCGTGACGAGCCAGCCGGTCAGGATGAAAGTGAACACGGCGGCCTGGCGCGGCACGACGCCCGACCACATCGCCCAGCCGCTCGCCCCGGCCAACGCCACGAGCAGCAGGAACAGCCACGACACCCCGGCCCGCCGGCGGCGTACCCGGGGGATGCGGCGCAGCGCGCGCCGGCGCTCCCGGGCGACGTCCGCCTCGATGGCGCGGGCGCGTTCGTCCCAGCCGCCCTCGGCCGCGAGCCGCTGCAGCGGGTCGTCGAGCGGCTCGAGGTAGTCCTCCCCAGCGTCGGTCACGAGGCGTGAGGCTACCCCAAATGTCTGGGGTTCTGGTTACCCTCGGGGCATGGGCGAGGAGCGGGCCGGCGTCGCGCTGACCAACCTAAACCAGTCCCTGTTCGAGGGGGCCGAGGCGACCAAGCGCGACCTCGTGGACTACCTGGACGCCGTGCGCGAGCGCATTCTGCCGGTGCTGCGCGACCGGCCGCTGTCGGTGATCCGGGTGCTGCGCGGCCAGAAACCGTTCATGCAGAAGAACGTCCCCAAGTACACGCCCGACTGGGTGAAGACCGTGTCGCTGTGGGCGGAATCGTCGCATCGCGAGGTGTCCTACGCGCTCTGCAACGACCGCCAGACCCTGTTGTGGTTCGCCAATCAACGTGCGGTCGAATACCACCCGACGCTCGTCGTGGCGGAGCGCTGGGCGTACCCGTCGCATTTGATCCTGGATCTGGACCCGCCGGAAGGCGGCGGCTTCGCGCGGGCGGTGACCGCCGCGCACCTGGTCCGCGCGGTGCTTGAGCAGGCCGGGATGGCCGGCGCGGTGAAGACCAGCGGGGCCAAGGGGGTGCACGTGTTCGTGCCCCTCGACGGCGAGACGGGCGCGGAAGACGTCGCGGCGGCCACCCGGGCGGTCGCGGCCCGCGCGGAACGGCTCGACCCCGAGGTGGCGACGACCGCGTTCATCCGCGAGGACCGCGCGGGCAAGGTCTTCCTCGACTCGACCCGCGCGGGTGGGGCCACTGTGGTCGCGGCCTACAGTCCGCGACTTCGCCCAGGTACGCCGGTCTCGTTCCCGGTGCCCTGGGCCGACCTCGATCGGGTGACCCCGGCGGACTTCACGGTACGCACGGCGCTCCCGCTGCTGGCCGAAGCCGATCCGTGGGCCGAACTGATGCCGCCGCCGCAGAAGCTGGACCCGGGGCTGGTCGAGGAGGGGCACACCATTCCGATACCTCGTCTGTTGGCACTACAGTACGGTCGTGAGCGGAAAAAGCGCAAGCAGCAGAGCGGCGATTTACGGACGGAAT
This genomic interval carries:
- a CDS encoding site-2 protease family protein; protein product: MTDAGEDYLEPLDDPLQRLAAEGGWDERARAIEADVARERRRALRRIPRVRRRRAGVSWLFLLLVALAGASGWAMWSGVVPRQAAVFTFILTGWLVTLCLHEYAHALVAHRGGDDTIAEKGYLRLNPLKYGHPVLTFLLPLFALLTGGLPLPGGAVQVESDRLRSRHRDALVSMAGPAVNIVAAGLLLTALAVLGPDGIYDLGEPHAVFWAGLTLLAYLQVASAALNLLPIPGLDGYGMIEHYLPERVQEIGRKIRPFGLLVVFLLLYLPPVREGFGDLTLWITNSSGTPVNGIYYGYQIFQFWRGWF
- a CDS encoding oxidoreductase, producing the protein MSKVFFVTGASRGLGAEIVRAALERGHQVAATARDAAAVAKAYPEEPANLLALTADVTDPAQLRAAVEATVERFGRLDVVVNNAGYGLVGAVEEVSDEAARDLFEVNVFGVINTLKATLPVLRAQRSGHVLNLSSVGGFATAPGVGLYGATKFAVEALSEALQGELAPLGVRVTIVEPGGFRTDFLNPASLRTEPATIADYEAGAGPVRQSMGANDGKQAGDPVKAANAIIDVTEVAEPPLRLQLGADAIARIEAKLDLVRRELEQWKHVALATDL
- a CDS encoding MmcQ/YjbR family DNA-binding protein, with protein sequence MSAPGDVPEEILLRLRAICRALPEAYEEPAWIGVRWRIRQRTVAHVYLRDAEDDCVMTFRAPGEEIVALVQSGQSFYRADWGDNVVGMIFTDDVDWIEVAELLTESYRLMAPKRLAALVDGPPLLSD
- a CDS encoding MerR family transcriptional regulator → MDLTIGEVAERSGLSVHALRFYEKEGLFANPVRRTATGRRVYHSEDVEWLAVCTKLRSSGMSLAAIRQYVELARQGAGNEKERLSLLRAHEEQVLARIRELHECLSVIRYKVGIYESALDRGEANELWNPSHTEPVGLTGTTEDCHRAAV
- a CDS encoding DNA polymerase domain-containing protein; amino-acid sequence: MGEERAGVALTNLNQSLFEGAEATKRDLVDYLDAVRERILPVLRDRPLSVIRVLRGQKPFMQKNVPKYTPDWVKTVSLWAESSHREVSYALCNDRQTLLWFANQRAVEYHPTLVVAERWAYPSHLILDLDPPEGGGFARAVTAAHLVRAVLEQAGMAGAVKTSGAKGVHVFVPLDGETGAEDVAAATRAVAARAERLDPEVATTAFIREDRAGKVFLDSTRAGGATVVAAYSPRLRPGTPVSFPVPWADLDRVTPADFTVRTALPLLAEADPWAELMPPPQKLDPGLVEEGHTIPIPRLLALQYGRERKKRKQQSGDLRTE